The Eremothecium gossypii ATCC 10895 chromosome IV, complete sequence genome contains a region encoding:
- the IMP3 gene encoding snoRNA-binding rRNA-processing protein IMP3 (Syntenic homolog of Saccharomyces cerevisiae YHR148W (IMP3)), whose protein sequence is MVRKLKHHEQKLLKKVDFHEWKQDQGHRDTQVMRTYYIQNREDYHKYNRLCGDVRRLAHKLSLLAATDPFRIKHEQLLLEKLYHMGILATKSKISSLENKVTVSAICRRRLPVIMHRLKMAETLQDAVKFIEQGHVRVGPNLITDPAYLVTRNMEDYVTWTDSSKIKKTVLRYRNQLDDFNDA, encoded by the coding sequence ATGGTTCGTAAGCTTAAGCATCATGAGCagaagctgctgaagaaggTGGACTTCCACGAGTGGAAGCAGGACCAGGGCCACCGCGACACGCAGGTGATGCGCACCTACTACATCCAAAACCGGGAGGATTACCACAAATACAACCGTCTGTGCGGTGATGTACGCCGGCTGGCGCATAAGCTTTCGTTGCTGGCGGCGACAGATCCGTTTCGCATTAAGCATgagcagctcctgctggaGAAACTGTACCACATGGGCATCCTGGCGACAAAGTCCAAGATCAGCAGTCTCGAGAACAAGGTGACGGTGTCTGCGATCTGCCGCCGACGGCTGCCAGTCATAATGCATCGGCTGAAGATGGCGGAGACGCTTCAAGATGCAGTCAAGTTTATTGAGCAGGGGCATGTGCGGGTCGGGCCCAATCTGATCACGGACCCAGCCTACCTTGTGACCAGGAACATGGAGGACTATGTCACCTGGACCGACTCATCCAAGATCAAGAAGACGGTGCTCCGCTACCGTAACCAGCTGGATGACTTCAACGACGCGTAA
- the HSV2 gene encoding phosphatidylinositol-3,5-bisphosphate binding protein HSV2 (Syntenic homolog of Saccharomyces cerevisiae YGR223C (HSV2)) yields the protein MKTRNPIVVQRKNGPPRFLHVNFNQDQECFSCATEKGFEIYNTDPIQCSVKRRFSHNGMSGIGYTRMLYRTNYIGLVGGGASPRFSTNKIAIWDDIQQRDSVSIRFNSPVHELFLSRQYIVVVLAQSIDVYTFSGSPSRVCPVISNIHNGIADFVTCSKMRRASGPQDVEHALSQKHVIAGILAYPSGIRPGQIHIADLSNIQTPSVADASATHLPTSIIKAHKNPIHLVKLSPQGTMVATCSVEGTLIRVFSIASGSLIHEFRRGLDRALIYDMQWNGKGDKLAVVSDKFTLHIFQINEDLDKRHLLKGWFPKVKYLQGVWSMCSTKLDRSLLTHDEDTCKVGWIGDEALSLLWQKSGMWEKYVIMEKLREYKVDETLHSGAPDGRRQLYDLVRESWRQL from the coding sequence ATGAAAACGAGGAACCCGATTGTGGTGCAGCGCAAGAACGGCCCGCCGCGGTTTCTGCACGTGAACTTCAACCAGGACCAGGAGTGCTTCAGCTGCGCGACGGAAAAGGGGTTCGAGATATACAACACGGACCCCATCCAGTGCAGCGTGAAGCGGCGGTTCTCGCACAATGGGATGTCGGGCATCGGCTACACGCGGATGCTGTACCGGACAAACTACATCGGGCTGGTGGGCGGGGGCGCGAGCCCGCGGTTCTCAACGAACAAGATAGCGATCTGGGACGACATCCAGCAGCGGGACTCGGTGTCGATTCGGTTCAACTCGCCGGTGCACGAGCTGTTTCTGTCGCGGCAGTACATCGTGGTGGTGCTGGCGCAGAGCATCGACGTGTACACGTTCAGTGGGAGCCCCTCGCGGGTGTGCCCGGTGATCAGCAACATCCACAATGGGATTGCGGACTTCGTGACGTGCAGCAAGAtgcggcgcgcgagcgGCCCGCAGGACGTGGAGCATGCGCTGTCGCAGAAGCATGTGATTGCGGGGATCCTGGCGTACCCGTCGGGGATCCGCCCGGGCCAGATCCACATCGCGGACCTGTCAAACATCCAGACGCCGAGCGTGGCGGACGCGTCGGCGACCCACCTGCCGACTTCCATCATCAAGGCGCACAAGAACCCGATTCACCTGGTCAAGCTGAGCCCGCAGGGGACGATGGTGGCGACGTGCTCTGTGGAGGGGACGCTGATCCGCGTGTTCAGCATCGCGAGCGGCTCGCTGATCCACGAGTTCCGGCGCGGGCTGGACCGGGCACTCATCTATGACATGCAGTGGAACGGGAAGGGCGACAAGCTGGCGGTCGTGAGCGACAAGTTCACGCTGCACATCTTCCAGATCAACGAGGACCTGGACAAGCGGCACTTACTGAAAGGCTGGTTTCCTAAAGTTAAATATCTACAGGGCGTGTGGAGCATGTGCTCCACGAAGCTGGATCGCAGCCTGCTGACGCATGACGAGGACACGTGCAAGGTCGGCTGGATCGGGGACGAGGCGCTCAGCTTGCTGTGGCAGAAGAGCGGCATGTGGGAGAAGTACGTGATCATGGAAAAGCTGCGCGAGTACAAGGTCGACGAGACGCTGCACTCCGGCGCGCCGGACGGCAGGCGCCAGCTCTACGACCTGGTGCGCGAGAGCTGGCGCCAGCTATAG
- the AMA1 gene encoding Ama1p (Syntenic homolog of Saccharomyces cerevisiae YGR225W (AMA1); 1-intron), with protein MDRQAGPMARSYKRTLSSGSGRAVTVKRTKLQGDGGAGRGVGGCGPRTMPDRFIPNETSIKAYRASPNLRHFDLTINELVDPESQRRLPSPEFFTSQDLQLAQLILTPDASPLAAKEVKTRLNEEFKRHREYIADALGFQSPKRVYRFDRLPKTLEVSPNHSVVDPLLSTLPPRDAAQYIHKQEFPNFEQSKRFVPCDLRPTRRTRSHIPYRVLDAPALRNDFYSNLVDWSPATNNVVVGLNCSVYLWSDTLGPINVLHHGYLQKKGDIVTCVSFAPKDDYLVVATKLGRLLVFDQSYKPKVMVDGSRQPLVETRINNNRGICCVKWFENAKNEFLLGNDIGEVHRFRLEHKKFEHFEIITMGEAERRLRVGKDLNGHVSGVERVKQKSYNIKETLVKYVYETLELCLENVYTFQSQTQQVCGLDICEDTGFVAVGGNDNSCSLWDISQASGPPKLLFQLPHFAAVKAVSFCPWSRSLLATGGGSKDRTIRFWHAPSGTLLKEIKTPGQITSLIWSTRRKQIVATFGFSDLESPTLFISYSYPSMEPIMKITTPSALRVLSAVSSPDFSSICIATNDETVRFYEMWDSNESTIIEAQATGLYGSKIIEHEEGIEPDTDPIR; from the exons ATGGACAGACAGGCAGGGCCGATGGCACGGTCATACAAAAGGACGCTGAGCTCGGGGTCGGGGCGGGCAGTGACGGTGAAGCGGACGAAGCTACAGGGCGACGGCGGGGCGGGGCGCGGGgtcggcggctgcgggccGCGGACCATGCCGGACCGCTTCATTCCCAACGAGACATCGATCAAGGCGTACCGGGCGTCGCCAAACCTCCGGCACTTCGACCTCACGATCAACGAGTTGGTGGACCCGGAGTCGCAGCGGCGGTTGCCTTCGCCGGAGTTCTTCACGTCGCAGGACTTGCAGTTGGCACAGCTTATTCTCACGCCGGACGCGTCGCCGCTGGCGGCCAAGGAGGTGAAAACGCGGCTCAACGAGGAGTTCAAGCGGCACCGGGAGTACATTGCGGACGCGCTCGGGTTCCAGTCGCCGAAGCGGGTGTACCGCTTCGACCGGCTCCCGAAGACGCTTGAGGTGTCTCCGAACCACTCGGTGGTGGACCCGCTCCTCTCGACGTTGCCGCCCCGGGACGCGGCGCAGTACATCCACAAGCAGGAGTTTCCGAACTTCGAGCAGTCGAAGCGGTTTGTGCCGTGCGATCTGCGGCCGACGCGGCGCACGCGCTCGCACATCCCCTACCGCGTGCTCGACGCGCCGGCGCTCCGCAACGACTTCTATTCGAACCTCGTGGACTGGTCGCCGGCGACCAACAACGTGGTGGTGGGCTTGAACTGCTCGGTGTACCTCTGGTCCGACACGTTGGGGCCGATCAACGTGCTACACCACGGCTACCTCCAGAAGAAGGGCGACATCGTGACGTGCGTGTCGTTTGCGCCCAAGGACGACTACTTGGTGGTAGCGACGAAGCTGGGCCGCTTGCTCGTGTTCGACCAGTCCTACAAGCCCAAGGTGATGGTGGACGGCTCGCGCCAGCCCCTCGTCGAAACGCGCATCAACAACAACAGGGGCATCTGCTGCGTGAAGTGGTTCGAGAACGCCAAGAACGAGTTCCTATTGGGCAACGATATAGGCGAGGTCCATAGATTTAGACTAGAGCACAAGAAGTTCGAGCACTTTGAGATCATCACCATGGGCGAGGCAGAGCGCCGGTTGCGCGTGGGCAAGGACCTCAATGGCCACGTTTCCGGCGTGGAGCGCGTGAAGCAGAAGTCGTACAACATCAAGGAGACGCTTGTCAAATATGTGTACGAGACGTTGGAGCTCTGTCTCGAGAACGTCTACACCTTTCAGTCGCAGACACAGCAGGTGTGCG GCTTGGACATATGCGAGGACACCGGCTTCGTCGCCGTCGGCGGCAACGACAACTCCTGCAGCCTCTGGGACATCTCACAGGCCAGCGGCCCGCCGAAGCTATTGTTCCAGCTCCCGCACTTTGCCGCCGTCAAGGCCGTCTCTTTCTGTCCGTGGTCCCGCTCCCTCCTCGCcaccggcggcggcagcaaAGACCGTACCATTCGCTTCTGGCACGCGCCCTCCGGCACCTTGTTGAAGGAAATCAAGACTCCTGGCCAGATCACCTCCCTCATCTGGTCCACCCGCCGGAAGCAGATCGTCGCCACCTTCGGCTTCAGCGACCTCGAGAGCCCCACGCTCTTCATCAGCTACTCTTACCCCAGCATGGAGCCCATAATGAAAATCACCACTCCGAGTGCCTTGCGTGTCCTCAGCGCCGTTTCCTCCCCGGACTTCTCCAGCATCTGTATTGCTACTAACGATGAGACCGTGCGCTTCTACGAGATGTGGGACTCCAACGAGTCCACCATCATCGAGGCCCAGGCCACAGGTTTGTACGGAAGCAAGATTATCGAACACGAAGAGGGCATTGAGCCTGACACTGATCCCATCAGGTAG
- the PEX28 gene encoding Pex28p (Syntenic homolog of Saccharomyces cerevisiae YHR150W (PEX28)), with protein sequence MTWGGGPMKEDDRAKALESVAIGSKKRRSLLGEFLARKYERIMEAEERVADDEKARPCVTNRELVTNIACSLFDATWERLRTGKDQQRKTIDDDFDEFALRHELESSADSFWQEETSDNGAGMSDEEDTEEQRAAKLRAVSQVQEQEHFIDILLDKMISAVLPEDLPEREQFTQRVQEPGRRRSHPISLIIMSRNLKIMTTKLGLIFEFQDSLVRLATWRNPSGTALSLILFSFACFNPMLVIILPMLYVLFGLMIPGYLHRHPLRRNFYLTKHSYGKSLLATVATGGKPASWQSHDDVQEFDYNNLHTDTEEWERALHIKQTMEFIVNLRDLQNLMTASVKGIECAEKFVYGDAGFKNEHHSTVLFLSGLLVVMGLWIIAPYINWSLTSAAGAWAALILIHPRVLPMVTAYINDDQLEKGKVVIENVERYDILLDEKPEERYLELFEIYKQRLTSDEWDFYLLSSYAFDPTDKYRKSQRPPPGVTNIDEVVPPSMWSFDRNSKWEVDYDVKGWAQERGLSLEINGEFLVDDSFKRRRLTRKVVRYANPARKPTV encoded by the coding sequence ATGACGTGGGGCGGAGGACCGATGAAGGAGGACGATAGAGCCAAGGCGCTTGAGAGCGTTGCAATTGGCAGCAAGAAGCGGCGGTCGCTGCTGGGGGAATTCCTGGCGCGCAAGTATGAACGCATCATGGAGGCAGAGGAGAGGGTGGCAGACGATGAAAAGGCGCGGCCGTGCGTCACGAACCGGGAGCTGGTGACCAACATCGCGTGCTCACTGTTCGACGCGACATGGGAGCGGCTGCGGACGGGCAAAGACCAGCAGCGCAAAACAATCGACGACGACTTCGACGAGTTCGCGTTGCGGCACGAGCTGGAGAGCAGCGCGGACAGCTTCTGGCAGGAGGAGACCAGCGACAATGGCGCCGGTATGTCGGACGAGGAGGATACGGAggagcagcgcgcggccAAGTTGCGCGCGGTGTCTCAGGTACAGGAGCAGGAGCACTTCATTGACATCCTGCTGGACAAGATGATCTCTGCGGTGCTGCCCGAGGACCTGCCGGAGCGGGAGCAGTTCACGCAGCGTGTGCAGGAGCCGgggcgccggcgcagccACCCCATCTCGCTGATAATCATGTCGCGGAACCTGAAGATCATGACAACGAAGCTCGGGCTGATCTTCGAGTTCCAGGACTCATTGGTCCGCCTGGCGACGTGGCGCAACCCGTCGGGCACGGCGCTGTCGCTGATCCTGTTTTCGTTTGCGTGTTTTAACCCGATGCTTGTGATAATTCTCCCGATGCTCTACGTGCTGTTCGGCCTGATGATACCGGGGTACCTCCACAGGCACCCGCTGAGACGGAACTTTTATCTAACGAAACACAGCTATGGGAAGTCGCTTCTGGCGACTGTGGCTACAGGCGGCAAGCCGGCGAGCTGGCAGAGCCATGATGATGTGCAGGAGTTTGACTACAACAATCTGCACACCGATACCGAGGAGTGGGAGCGTGCTCTGCACATCAAGCAGACGATGGAGTTCATCGTCAACCTACGGGACCTGCAGAATCTGATGACAGCCTCCGTGAAAGGCATCGAGTGTGCGGAAAAGTTTGTTTACGGAGATGCCGGCTTCAAGAACGAGCACCACTCGACAGTGCTGTTCCTTTCAGGCCTGCTGGTGGTCATGGGTTTGTGGATTATCGCGCCCTATATCAACTGGTCGCTAACCTCGGCGGCTGGGGCTTGGGCTGCGTTGATTTTGATTCATCCAAGGGTACTCCCAATGGTTACCGCCTACATCAATGATGACCAGTTGGAGAAGGGCAAAGTCGTTATTGAAAATGTTGAACGGTATGACATCCTTCTTGATGAAAAGCCAGAAGAGAGGTACCTGGAGCTATTTGAAATATACAAGCAGCGCTTGACGTCTGACGAGTGGGACTTCTACCTTCTATCGTCGTATGCCTTTGATCCAACGGACAAGTATAGAAAGTCCCAGAGGCCGCCACCTGGCGTTACCAATATCGACGAGGTCGTGCCACCAAGTATGTGGTCCTTCGACCGAAATTCTAAATGGGAAGTGGACTATGATGTCAAAGGCTGGGCTCAGGAGCGCGGCCTGTCTCTGGAGATAAATGGCGAATTTCTGGTAGACGACTCGTTTAAGCGTAGACGTTTAACCAGGAAAGTCGTCCGCTATGCTAATCCCGCGCGCAAACCAACCGTTTAA
- a CDS encoding ADL132Wp (Syntenic homolog of Saccharomyces cerevisiae YHR149C (SKG6) and YGR221C (TOS2)) yields the protein MAVTTDGLQRRSDSEDCSGSSCEKPVDSMSGNSLLIGVVVPVVVILIGMAIVMFKVWKKGKKEALEDDDPRFYGESEFLPDFHETSDVYPMQDKPPVMPASGNGLESLKPPGYAMQRTVSSQGSSYASSPVDPFQLPEVDDRDSLRTYARNLQTEPAGYALASAPKAPLLTSSPPPPTVRPYLESNGSFVTSTSRFDVDTALTQPHMDAMSVLQYSKQLANDPTVNYSQYNPTAPPPARSAIPDVAKSRTPVQQTRETSPVLTAPLVRQETSLISAQVPSEDSFEFEERRSIENLGTDIKVKGSARGPVEAPETASKPGAPGLNKMASDRPTNLRVQTDALPNGGQKAVSPQASKTLKFKMADDDETYATQMSPDDSNSIDRIKSIYQVYLDRNGTARRAPDASEADGQEFYAGFAHDAQAVTQAGVGAKEELSKDTSPNAHTSAAQHKRAVSSIYSDGQRQRDFMNEQDNLSVVPPLPQEFAHPQEKENVEVLPSPSNLPEAMTALSLTSFKKPTQARSPNMTSLQQHSFNRPFNPVDHPEAFQHEDTESQGLLAGENNPPSRILPHHLRQSVVMTHPMMLGQKPVFKPAGSFRQVSNDRSNSLSSQGKANASNWQANSRVSGLLELSDTMQPASVGIVLPSARSQNDLRKELEKSHNYSVI from the coding sequence ATGGCAGTAACGACGGATGGACTGCAGAGGCGGTCGGATAGTGAAGACTGTAGCGGGTCGAGCTGCGAGAAGCCTGTGGACTCTATGAGTGGCAACTCGCTGCTGATCGGGGTGGTGGTGCCAGTGGTGGTGATTCTTATCGGGATGGCGATTGTGATGTTCAAGGTGTGGAAGAAGGGCAAGAAAGAGGCACTGGAAGACGACGACCCGCGATTCTACGGCGAAAGCGAGTTCCTCCCAGATTTCCACGAGACTTCCGACGTGTACCCGATGCAGGACAAGCCTCCAGTGATGCCGGCTAGCGGAAATGGACTCGAATCGCTGAAGCCGCCAGGGTACGCTATGCAGCGGACCGTTTCGTCGCAGGGCAGTTCTTACGCGTCATCGCCGGTGGATCCGTTCCAGCTGCCGGAAGTGGATGACCGTGACTCGCTGCGGACGTATGCGCGGAACCTGCAGACGGAGCCTGCGGGATACGCACTTGCATCGGCGCCGAAGGCCCCGCTTCTCACCTCGAGCCCGCCGCCACCGACGGTGCGACCATACCTGGAATCCAACGGCTCATTCGTGACTTCCACCAGTCGCTTTGACGTGGACACAGCTCTCACACAGCCGCACATGGACGCCATGTCAGTTCTGCAGTACTCCAAGCAGCTGGCGAATGATCCGACCGTCAACTACTCCCAGTATAACCCCACcgctccgccgccggcgcgtTCGGCCATTCCAGATGTAGCGAAAAGCAGGACTCCCGTACAACAAACTAGAGAAACGAGCCCAGTACTCACCGCTCCTCTCGTTCGCCAAGAGACTTCTCTGATCTCTGCTCAGGTACCGTCCGAGGACTCGTTTGAGTTCGAAGAAAGACGGTCCATTGAGAATTTAGGCACAGACATAAAAGTGAAAGGCAGCGCAAGGGGCCCTGTCGAGGCACCGGAGACAGCATCGAAGCCTGGAGCCCCAGGCTTAAACAAGATGGCGTCAGATCGACCCACGAATCTAAGGGTACAAACCGACGCCCTCCCGAACGGAGGCCAAAAAGCGGTCAGCCCCCAGGCATCTAAAACCTTGAAGTTTAAGATGGCAGATGACGATGAAACTTACGCTACACAAATGTCTCCGGATGACTCAAACAGCATTGACCGCATAAAAAGCATATACCAGGTCTATTTAGACCGCAATGGGACCGCAAGAAGGGCGCCAGACGCGTCCGAAGCGGATGGACAAGAGTTTTACGCCGGCTTCGCGCACGATGCGCAAGCGGTGACACAAGCGGGCGTTGGCGCCAAGGAGGAACTGTCGAAGGATACATCACCTAATGCCCACACTTCAGCGGCCCAACATAAGCGTGCTGTCTCTAGCATTTACTCTGATGGACAGCGCCAAAGAGACTTTATGAACGAACAAGATAATCTTTCGGTGGTGCCTCCTCTGCCACAAGAATTCGCGCATCCGCAAGAAAAGGAGAACGTGGAGGTTCTACCAAGTCCATCCAACTTGCCCGAGGCGATGACCGCTCTTTCATTGACCTCTTTCAAAAAACCAACACAAGCACGCTCTCCAAATATGACTTCTTTGCAACAGCACAGCTTTAACAGGCCATTTAATCCTGTGGATCACCCAGAGGCCTTCCAGCATGAAGACACCGAAAGCCAAGGCCTTCTTGCCGGAGAGAACAACCCCCCCTCTAGGATCCTACCACACCATCTCAGACAATCTGTTGTCATGACCCACCCTATGATGTTAGGTCAGAAGCCTGTCTTCAAGCCTGCGGGATCGTTCCGGCAAGTCTCGAACGACAGATCCAATAGTCTGAGCTCCCAGGGCAAGGCCAACGCTTCGAACTGGCAGGCGAACTCTCGCGTCAGCGGGCTACTAGAACTCTCGGACACTATGCAACCTGCCAGTGTTGGCATCGTTCTGCCTTCGGCGCGCTCGCAAAACGACCTGCGTAAGGAACTGGAAAAATCACACAACTACTCTGTAATCTAA
- the MRPL6 gene encoding mitochondrial 54S ribosomal protein uL6m (Syntenic homolog of Saccharomyces cerevisiae YHR147C (MRPL6)) has translation MSLVFRRLLSASAAVRSHIGAAPLYLLPENKLSVAAVETPRVIRKGKRVMRLTQKVTVEGPLGSASMELPDFVSLDHDAASGQVAVTVHDAANKSQRAMWGTVRSTLGSHVQGVNEGHMAFLKFVGTGYRAALEDDGKFVSVKVGASIRQGLPVPPGVTVKSPAPTLLIIEGCVKQQVNLFAASLRMFHPPEPYKGKGIYMNNETIKLKDKKIK, from the coding sequence ATGTCACTGGTATTCAGAAGACTGCTGTCTGCGTCAGCCGCGGTACGGTCGCATATAGGCGCAGCACCGCTGTACCTGCTTCCAGAGAACAAACTCAGCGTCGCCGCGGTCGAGACCCCGCGCGTGATCCGCAAGGGCAAGAGGGTTATGCGGCTCACGCAGAAGGTAACCGTGGAGGGTCCGTTGGGCTCTGCGTCCATGGAACTACCGGACTTTGTCTCGCTGGACCACGACGCAGCCAGCGGCCAAGTAGCGGTGACAGTGCACGACGCAGCTAACAAGTCGCAACGCGCCATGTGGGGCACCGTGCGCTCTACTCTCGGGAGCCACGTTCAGGGCGTCAACGAGGGGCACATGGCCTTTCTGAAGTTTGTGGGTACCGGTTACCGGGCAGCGCTCGAGGATGACGGCAAGTTCGTCAGCGTCAAGGTCGGTGCCTCTATCCGCCAGGGCCTGCCTGTGCCGCCGGGTGTGACCGTCAAGTCACCCGCGCCCACGTTGCTGATAATTGAAGGCTGTGTCAAGCAGCAGGTCAACCTGTTTGCAGCTAGTCTGCGCATGTTCCATCCCCCAGAACCCTACAAGGGTAAGGGTATCTATATGAACAACGAGACCATCAAGCTAAAGGACAAGAAGATCAAATGA
- the PET54 gene encoding Pet54p (Syntenic homolog of Saccharomyces cerevisiae YGR222W (PET54)), producing MSAGRAKVLVEEVLRRLKTGEIAGARQGGTGKREPAVAVYRSLNPALGKRDIVGALPAVQLSEEPREHEALAFQVMKLRDPRFFMFRDEYLLRFPTETGLAAFRRLARDAWVDDVRLQLETTVAPQTLETGALYAKLVQRAYESEAGYRSALAEGPGRAVAPLRTLNWAKVREVEARSALVWDLPEWCDGKRLAQEFWWYSIKNGFQLYCGQGRRLTYVAFADPADAMRFKRNLHGSHWCGKQVLVEKL from the coding sequence ATGTCGGCAGGGCGCGCGAAGGTGCTAGTCGAGGAGGTGCTACGGAGGCTCAAGACAGGGGAGATTGCGGGAGCACGACAAGGAGGAACCGGGAAGCGGGAGCCGGCCGTGGCAGTGTACCGTTCGTTAAATCCAGCGCTGGGCAAGAGGGACATCGtgggcgcgctgccggccgTGCAGCTGAGCGAGGAGCCTCGGGAGCACGAGGCGCTGGCGTTCCAGGTGATGAAGCTGCGGGATCCACGCTTCTTCATGTTCCGCGACGAGTATCTGCTGCGGTTTCCAACGGAGACGGGACTTGCAGCGTTCCGGCGACTGGCGCGGGACGCTTGGGTGGACGACGTgcggctgcagctggaGACGACGGTGGCGCCACAGACACTGGAGACTGGGGCGCTGTACGCGAAGCTGGTGCAGCGGGCGTACGAGTCGGAGGCCGGCTACCGGAGCGCCCTGGCCGAGGGGCCAGGGCGCGCGgtggcgccgctgcgcacGCTCAACTGGGCCAAGGTGCGCGAGGTCGAGGCGCGGTCCGCGCTTGTGTGGGATCTTCCGGAGTGGTGCGACGGCAAGCGCCTGGCGCAGGAGTTCTGGTGGTACTCTATCAAAAACGGGTTCCAACTGTATTGCGGGCAGGGGCGCAGGTTGACGTACGTCGCGTTCGCAGACCCTGCGGACGCAATGCGCTTCAAACGGAACCTGCACGGGTCGCACTGGTGCGGGAAGCAGGTCCTGGTCGAGAAGCTATAG